One window of the Danaus plexippus chromosome 25, MEX_DaPlex, whole genome shotgun sequence genome contains the following:
- the LOC133319569 gene encoding waprin-Thr1 isoform X1, whose amino-acid sequence MLPSIASRESENSTAYTFTCNGCVKYNKKQTMGSITITLSVLAVCIVAFTDAASGSCPLPSKIYSCSPKCVQNYDCSHGKVCCPNSCNTKSCVDLATFGGANNGKDKYSQSGGAGVYCNNQKCNSFEVCKLDPATKKMKCMRA is encoded by the exons ATGCTCCCGAGCATTGCCTCACGAGAGTCGGAGAACAGTACAGCGTATACATTCACATGCAACGGTtgtgtgaaatataataaaaaacaaacaatgg GTTCCATCACTATCACGCTGTCCGTACTCGCCGTGTGCATCGTCGCCTTTACAGATGCcg CTTCAGGGAGTTGTCCGTTACCTTCAAAGATCTACAGCTGCAGTCCTAAGTGCGTCCAGAACTACGACTGTAGCCACGGCAAGGTCTGCTGCCCTAACTCCTGCAACACCAAGTCCTGCGTCGACCTAGCCACATTCGGAGGCGCTAATAACGGCAAGGATAAATATTCACAAT CGGGCGGCGCCGGCGTGTACTGCAACAATCAGAAATGTAACTCCTTTGAAGTTTGCAAGTTGGATCCAGCCACAAAGAAAATGAAGTGCATGAGAGCTTAG
- the LOC116775286 gene encoding protein tyrosine phosphatase domain-containing protein 1-like produces the protein MNSNTQESDSSTDHSCPLWKRLSCVRAATYCRRKLRKVAPEEGLRVKTKSRDSRRRTHRPPTALYNRFSEKMLSSTPPALQCALFCGGRRCQYERPENCNSAIQGLYSDWVTDDILAMARPSTASIAARNIIQQFHSWGIRTVINLQTAGEHASCGPPLTNSGFTYDPNIFMTNDIYYYNFAWPDYGEASLSSLLDMVKVLSFAFQEGRVAIHCHAGLGRTGVLIACYLVYALRIKADDAIRLVRKRRPRSVQMSCQIFCVQQFQHYLLPQTVVFSCKEQSHQTKDPRTSEFTLRQYLYRQMVTLHGADERAFREIPKIVYCLCERLLYLCGCSQNSGLDLRVRNRPFYKNFISHRLKQNSPPEVNEDIQTGQVTSLPMVEWRDPVEEEVERNLESVSRLAGTRSGVIPAILVYEAFMTDHQSLPEERRKHLERLRARINQRSDFDKNIDEEEDPVILSGLLFEWLEGLKEPVLDKRDLSLIITSGDLETSIQTLDTEDVILLEYLLRVVLRLRPLTASRTLDVIRRMTASLTHQTLIINDTRLPSKELPALRDGTHQHLINFMLKFLIEIQKDIARPGADDLEVVAPQKTYRIKKWK, from the exons ATGAACTCCAATACACAAGAATCAGATTCAAGCACGGATCATTCATGTCCGTTGTGGAAGAGGCTCAGCTGTGTGCGAGCAGCGACTTACTGTAGGAGGAAATTAAGAAAGGTGGCGCCCGAAGAGGGACTCCGGGTCAAAACGAA GAGCAGGGATAGCCGTCGCCGTACCCATCGACCACCCACTGCCTTATACAACAGGTTCAGCGAGAAGATGCTGTCCAGTACACCACCAGCTCTTCAATGTGCGCTGTTCTGTGGGGGAAGACGCTGTCAATACGAGAGACCAGAGAACTGCAACTCCGCCATACAAGGCCTGTACTCGGATTG GGTCACTGACGACATACTCGCGATGGCTCGGCCCAGCACAGCGAGCATCGCCGCCAGAAACATTATACAGCAGTTCCACAG TTGGGGTATCCGTACGGTGATCAATCTTCAGACAGCCGGTGAACACGCCAGCTGTGGCCCCCCACTCACCAACTCCGGGTTCACTTACGATcccaatatatttatgactaATGATA TCTATTACTACAACTTCGCTTGGCCTGACTACGGCGAGGCGTCTCTCAGCAGTCTACTGGACATGGTCAAAGTTCTGTCGTTCGCGTTCCAGGAGGGAAGGGTCGCCATACACTGTCACGCTG GTTTAGGTCGTACAGGTGTTCTGATCGCCTGCTACCTCGTATATGCGCTCCGGATCAAGGCTGACGACGCCATCCGATTGGTCCGTAAGAGAAGGCCCCGCTCCGTCCAGATGTCTTGTCAGATCTTCTGCGTACAGCAGTTCCAGCACTACCTGCTTCCGCAGACTGTTGTCTTCAGCTGCAA GGAGCAGTCCCATCAGACCAAAGATCCCAGAACGTCAGAGTTCACACTGCGGCAGTATCTATACAGACAGATGGTGACGCTACACGGAGCTGATGAGAGAGCTTTCAGAGAAATACCCAAG ATAGTATATTGTCTCTGCGAGCGTCTCCTCTATCTCTGCGGATGCAGTCAGAACAGCGGTCTGGACCTCCGAGTGAGGAACAGACCATTCTACAAGAATTTTATAAGCCACAGACTCAAACAGAACAGCCCACCGGAAGTCAACGAAGACATCCAAACCG GACAGGTGACGTCACTTCCGATGGTTGAATGGCGGGACCCCGTCGAGGAGGAAGTCGAACGGAACTTGGAGTCAGTCAGTCGGCTGGCAGGAACACGGTCTGGAGTCATACCAGCTATACTCGTTTATGAG GCGTTCATGACGGATCATCAGAGTCTTCCAGAAGAGAGACGGAAACACCTGGAGAGACTGAGAGCTCGCATCAACCAGAGGAGTGACTTTGATAAGAATATTGATGAAGAG GAGGATCCTGTCATACTGTCGGGCTTGTTGTTTGAGTGGCTGGAAGGTCTGAAGGAACCGGTCCTCGATAAGAGAGACCTGTCCCTCATCATCACCAGCGGGGACCTGGAGACCAGCATACAGACCTTGGACACG GAGGACGTGATACTCCTGGAGTATCTCCTGCGTGTGGTGCTCCGTCTCCGTCCCCTCACAGCCTCTAGGACATTGGACGTCATCAGGCGTATGACGGCGTCCCTCACTCATCAGACCCTCATCATCAACGACACTCGCCTCCCGTCCAAGGAACTTCCAGCTCTAAGAGACGGAACACACCAGCACCTTATAAACTTCATGCTGAAATTCCTTATAGAAATACAGAAGGACATCGCAAGACCCGGAGCTGACGACCTGGAAGTGGTCGCGCCACAGAAGacatacagaataaaaaagtgGAAATGA
- the LOC116775302 gene encoding death-associated protein 1, with protein MSTPEETAQLKAGHPPAVKAGGMRITQHKTGHVKESKDVVHSEDLTGLAGIAPVPINPVLTSGAPNKGNTDFTPQAAQVAHSPKPPAHINIKPATNIQQPRK; from the exons ATGTCGACTCCGGAGGAAACTGCTCAACTTAAGGCTGGCCATCCCCCAGCAG TGAAGGCTGGCGGCATGAGAATAACACAACATAAAACAGGACATGTGAAAGAGTCCAAGGATGTTGTACATAGTGAAGACCTCACCGGACTCGCTGGTATAGCCCCAGTTCCAATCAACCCAGTGCTTACATCGGGGGCTCCAAACAAAGGCAACACGGACTTCACACCACAAGCGGCACAGGTGGCCCACAGTCCAAAGCCTCCcgctcatataaatattaagccGGCTACCAACATTCAACAGCCTAGGAAGTGA
- the LOC116775285 gene encoding retinol dehydrogenase 11-like: MLYYIAYILLTILLLAVKVVVGFFLFVFLCFAIARLWFEPIKGVCRAKTKLHGKVALITGGNSGIGLETAKDLAQRGARVVIASRNDKKSAEAVEEIKRITGNEKVEYRHLNLRDMDSVREFAKKFNEEFDRLDILVNNAGIGAAKNALTADNIDILMAINYVGPFLLTHLLLDKIKATKTSRIVIVSSYLHFHANFELDDLTRVTTKNTLIKYCNAKLCDVLWTKELSRRLPAGVTVNVLHPGLVKTNIFDTLHKCLKNPLYVIIDLLFKTAKEGAQTVIYLCVDPAVENMTGGYYMDCKKIPSSKLSEDEDLAKALWDKTLELVCVKPVI, from the coding sequence ATGTTGTACTACATTGCATATATTTTGCTCACGATATTACTTTTAGCGGTCAAAGTCGTGGTTGGTTTCttcttatttgtatttttgtgttttgcCATCGCAAGGCTGTGGTTTGAACCAATAAAGGGTGTGTGTAGAGCCAAAACCAAGCTTCATGGAAAAGTGGCGCTGATCACCGGCGGGAATTCGGGAATAGGGCTGGAAACGGCGAAGGATTTGGCGCAGAGAGGCGCTAGGGTCGTCATAGCCAGcagaaatgataaaaaatcagCGGAAGCCGTCGAAGAAATCAAACGGATCACTGGAAACGAGAAAGTGGAATATAGACATTTAAATCTTAGAGACATGGACAGCGTCAGGGAGTTCGCAAAGAAATTCAACGAAGAGTTCGACCGTTTAGACATTCTGGTAAACAACGCTGGCATCGGAGCAGCGAAGAACGCGCTGACAGCTGACAATATAGACATCCTGATGGCCATCAACTACGTGGGTCCTTTCCTCCTCACACACTTACTActagataaaattaaagccACTAAAACAAGTAGAATCGTCATAGTGTCGTCATACCTCCACTTCCACGCCAACTTTGAGCTGGACGACCTCACGAGggttacaacaaaaaatacattgatcAAGTACTGTAATGCAAAACTCTGCGATGTTCTGTGGACGAAGGAGCTCTCCAGAAGATTGCCAGCAGGTGTAACGGTGAACGTACTCCATCCAGGTCTAGTGAAGACCAACATTTTTGATACCTTACACAAATGTTTAAAGAATCCGCTGTATGTTATTATCGATCTGCTTTTCAAAACGGCGAAAGAAGGTGCACAGACTGTTATATACCTGTGTGTAGATCCAGCAGTCGAGAACATGACAGGAGGCTACTACATGGACTGTAAGAAAATACCCTCGTCGAAACTATCGGAAGATGAAGACCTCGCGAAAGCATTGTGGGACAAAACATTAGAGTTGGTTTGCGTCAAACccgtcatataa
- the LOC133319569 gene encoding waprin-Thr1 isoform X2, whose translation MSRAVEFHLSQWGLNYFCVPFTGSITITLSVLAVCIVAFTDAASGSCPLPSKIYSCSPKCVQNYDCSHGKVCCPNSCNTKSCVDLATFGGANNGKDKYSQSGGAGVYCNNQKCNSFEVCKLDPATKKMKCMRA comes from the exons atgtctCGCGCGGTTGAGTTTCATCTCAGTCAGTGGGggttaaactatttttgtgtACCATTTACAG GTTCCATCACTATCACGCTGTCCGTACTCGCCGTGTGCATCGTCGCCTTTACAGATGCcg CTTCAGGGAGTTGTCCGTTACCTTCAAAGATCTACAGCTGCAGTCCTAAGTGCGTCCAGAACTACGACTGTAGCCACGGCAAGGTCTGCTGCCCTAACTCCTGCAACACCAAGTCCTGCGTCGACCTAGCCACATTCGGAGGCGCTAATAACGGCAAGGATAAATATTCACAAT CGGGCGGCGCCGGCGTGTACTGCAACAATCAGAAATGTAACTCCTTTGAAGTTTGCAAGTTGGATCCAGCCACAAAGAAAATGAAGTGCATGAGAGCTTAG